TCGCTCCAAGCCGATTACGGTCAATATCAAACCGCTTCCGTCAGAAGGGAAACCGGAGAATTTCTCCGGTACTGTCGGAAATTTCAATATTGATGCCTTTCCGGACAAGACCATTGTTGACGCCAATCAGCCGGTGACTGTCAAATACAAGATTACCGGCACCGGTAATATCAAGACCGTGGCGGAGCCGGTTATTGAAGAATCAAAGGATTTCCGGGTATATCGGGCATCATCCGACGAAAAAATCTCCAAAGTCGGGGGGGTGGTTGGCGGCACCAAGATTTTTGATGAAGTTTATATTCCGAGGAGAGCCGGTAAACTGACCATCCCGCCGGTGTCGCTGAGTTTCTTTGACCCGGCCACCAGGAAGTATAAGGTAATTTCGACTAAGCCGATAGAACTGGAGGTTCGTCCCGCGACCGAAGTCGCCGATTACGGCGATTTGCCGTTACGGCCTGTCGCCGGCAGAGTAATTGACCCCAAAGCCAAAGATATTCTGTATATCAAGACCTCCGGACAACTCGAGCGGCCCAAACCGCTGGTGCTTTTTACCCCCACTTATATGTTAGTCAATGGTCTTTCGGCGATAGCCCTGCTGGCGGTCTGGGTCACGCAGCGGCGCCGTCAGAAACTGGCTAATAATGTCGGTTATGCCCGTTCCCGGATGGCTAAAAGACTGGCCAGGAAGCATCTTTCCAAGGCGAGCCGTCTCAGTCAGACCGGTCAGATTCCGCAATTCTATGCCGAGATTCGACGGGCGCTTATTACTTACCTGGCAGACAAAATGAATCTGTCGCCGCACGGGCTGACGTCAGATATGATTCTGGAAATTCTAAAAAAGCATAATCTTCCTGATGATATCACCCTTAAATTTCAGGAAATTATGAAACAGGCCGACTTTGCACAATATGCCTCATCGTCGGTTGCGCCGGCGCTGGTGCCGACGGCTCTCAAGGAAGCTGAAGAGCTTCTGGTAAAATTGGAGGCGGCGAAAATTGGCGCATAAAATTATCATATGGGCTCTTCTGATCTTTCCGCTTCTGATGCCGCCGGCTGGGGCTCTCAATACCGATTCTCTCTTTACCGCCGGCAATCAACTTTACGACAGCGCCCAGTACCGTCAGGCTCTCGAGACATATCTGGAACTGGAAAGAAACGGCTTCCAATCAGCGGCTCTATTTTTCAATATCGGCAACAGTTACTTCAAGGAGGGGGAGCTGGGATATGCCATTCTTTATTATCTGCGCGCCCACAGGCTCGACCCCGGCGACGATGAAATCAAAACCAACCTGGAATTCGCCCGCCAATTTATGCCAACCATTATGGAGGGGGTGAAAATCAATCCTGTTTCAGGATTCTTTGATTCTATCACGGCGCCCTTCACCTTGAACAGCCTGGCATGGATTTCATCGCTTTTCTTTGTGCTTCTGATGCTGACTATCAGCGCCCGCCTTTATTTTCAGAATTCCAGTCTGCTGACAAGAATCGTGACATTTTTACTACTAATATTGCTCCTGGTATCCTCGGGGCTGACCACCTATAAATACCGCGCTGACTACCTGGCGCGAAAAGGGGTAATAATCGCTTCGGAAGCCAAGGTTTTGAGCGGTCCCGACGATGACAATGATGTCGAATTCACCGGAGGCGCCGGTCTGACCTTCGTCGTTC
The Candidatus Zixiibacteriota bacterium genome window above contains:
- a CDS encoding BatD family protein; protein product: MISKLRIFLILMFSAAVYAQDDISLTISLNKDTISIDEYAYLTVSVTGSRQNLPSPELPNLTMFNIYSQGTSTNISIVNGKMQASYSYQYLLQPKKQGTYPIKPAFLVIDRKRYESNELTLTVLSGGEGTSKSVQKEAVSQTGENREVFLTAEVNKKSAFVNEQMILTVKFYHAVQILSQPEYTAPQTTDFWTDILEGQKAYYEIVNGQRYKVVEISSALFPTRSGELTIGPALVTVNVPSRRAPRRNDPFSLFDDFLVQGEQRTVRSKPITVNIKPLPSEGKPENFSGTVGNFNIDAFPDKTIVDANQPVTVKYKITGTGNIKTVAEPVIEESKDFRVYRASSDEKISKVGGVVGGTKIFDEVYIPRRAGKLTIPPVSLSFFDPATRKYKVISTKPIELEVRPATEVADYGDLPLRPVAGRVIDPKAKDILYIKTSGQLERPKPLVLFTPTYMLVNGLSAIALLAVWVTQRRRQKLANNVGYARSRMAKRLARKHLSKASRLSQTGQIPQFYAEIRRALITYLADKMNLSPHGLTSDMILEILKKHNLPDDITLKFQEIMKQADFAQYASSSVAPALVPTALKEAEELLVKLEAAKIGA
- a CDS encoding tetratricopeptide repeat protein produces the protein MAHKIIIWALLIFPLLMPPAGALNTDSLFTAGNQLYDSAQYRQALETYLELERNGFQSAALFFNIGNSYFKEGELGYAILYYLRAHRLDPGDDEIKTNLEFARQFMPTIMEGVKINPVSGFFDSITAPFTLNSLAWISSLFFVLLMLTISARLYFQNSSLLTRIVTFLLLILLLVSSGLTTYKYRADYLARKGVIIASEAKVLSGPDDDNDVEFTGGAGLTFVVQKELNDFYQVIFENKRKGWIRKAEVAII